Proteins from a genomic interval of Chionomys nivalis chromosome 7, mChiNiv1.1, whole genome shotgun sequence:
- the LOC130877085 gene encoding leucine-rich repeat-containing protein 37A3-like: MVAYEEEKTGFSDELNLELGLYELFLHRNFQGNSISYVDKNVWKAYRWTEKLILSENLLTELRKDSFEGLLSLQVLDLSCNKIRYIERRTFESLPFLKYMNLGCNLLTELSYGTFQAWHGMQFLQKLILSQNPLTVVEDPYLYKLPALKYLDLGTTRVPLAALENILMMSLELEHLILPRHMACCLCKYKTDIEVVCKTVKLHCHTGCLTNTTHCLGASIGNPEGAFMKVLQARKENTSTEVTIEPEMGYPEKDDLSSSGFMDEQLDFNDESDVISALNYILPYFSEGNLEDVVSTLLPFIKLLFSNVQNADGSLESYKNDSRRLALNPVPKTSKMAYKNKLNKLYFLENLLDTEIGEVRKKEKTAMLMQQSGHLSPKFKRLIFGKRWAPAQAEENSLAEIEKAEKRLHSLNRVLKRTGSRQKRRFREVSDKSLWNKQSVQTPVESITKDGQLGSPPTAELQQLGLVQKPRTLVGNSFHPEPLLPKEHGEAVSSSQEQSLVDKTPTTKSLPEFIDRRKDLSYTIFILESANANVKRTKGSSPSLLSEKRHRNLRKKNYHFRLIAKSPASSAVRSLVNSPAGGVFSSLGDLSYAEKPFAQLDAPLEPPTEKLLEENQAAIDDTEENILKPALTGPKEAALENIPPENPTVESNGPTSDLITTAQQTSEPRLDFNLGSDSHDHFKEFAYPLLMSPGERFESQLNQQLRPRIPNNNMRKLISHVIRTLKMDCSDPRVQLFCAKLIFRTGLLMKHLSEQQEFKLSRAEWDMDQWKTDNIVNESTETQGEQKGLEQSQMRSG; the protein is encoded by the exons TATATGAACTGTTTCTTCACAGGAATTTCCAAGGAAATTCTATTTCTTACGTTGACAAAAATGTATGGAAGGCATACCGTTGGACTGAGAAACT AATTCTCAGTGAAAATCTCCTGACTGAATTACGTAAGGACTCATTTGAAGGCCTGCTATCTCTCCAGGTTTT GGATTTATCCTGCAATAAAATACGCTATATTGAAAGAAGGACATTTGAGTCGTTACCTTTTTTGAAGTATAT gaACCTTGGGTGCAATTTACTCACTGAACTGAGCTATGGAACATTTCAAGCATGGCATGGAATGCAGTTTTTACAGAAATT AATCCTCAGCCAGAACCCTCTGACAGTTGTTGAAGATCCCTACCTTTATAAGTTGCCagcattaaaatattt AGACCTGGGGACAACACGTGTGCCGCTAGCAGCGCTTGAGAACATCCTCATGATGAGCCTGGAGCTGGAGCATCT AATCTTACCTAGACATATGGCCTGCTGCCTCTGCAAATATAAAACTGATATTGAGGTTGTCTGCAAGACAGTCAAACTGCATTGCCATACTGGATGTCTGACAAACACCACACATTGTC TTGGAGCATCTATAGGGAACCCCGAAGGAGCATTCATGAAGGTGTTGCAGGCCCGGAAGGAGAACACCAGCACTGAGGTCACTATTGAACCAGAGATGGGCTATCCAGAAAAAGATGATCTTAGCTCTTCAGGCTTCATGGACGAGCAGCTCGACTTTAACGATGAAAGTGATGTGATTAGTGCCCTGAATTACATACTGCCATATTTCTCAGAGGGAAATCTGGAAGATGTAGTGTCGACATTGCTACCATTTATAAAACTGCTGTTTTCTAATGTACAAAATGCAGATGGTTCACTGGAATCCTACAAAAATGATTCAAGGAGGCTTGCTCTTAACCCTGTACCAAAAACAAGTAAGATGGCTtacaaaaataaactgaataaactttattttctagAGAATTTGTTAGATACAGAGATTGGTGAggttagaaagaaagagaaaactgccaTGCTTATGCAGCAGTCTGGCCACTTGAGTCCCAAATTTAAACGACTAATATTTGGAAAGAGATGGGCACCTGCCCAGGCAGAGGAAAACAGTCTCGCAGAGattgagaaggcagagaaaagacTCCACAGCCTGAACAGAGTGCTCAAGaggacaggaagcagacagaaaagGCGCTTCAGGGAAGTGAGTGACAAGAGCCTGTGGAATAAGCAGAGTGTCCAGACACCTGTGGAGAGCATCACCAAAGACGGGCAGCTCGGGAGCCCACCCACAGCGGAGTTGCAGCAGCTCGGTCTGGTTCAGAAGCCCAGGACGTTAGTGGGAAATTCCTTCCACCCAGAGCCCTTGCTCCCAAAGGAGCATGGGGAGGCAGTGTCTTCTTCCCAAGAACAGTCGCTGGTGGACAAGACTCCCACTACAAAATCGCTGCCTGAGTTCATAGACAGACGAAAAGACTTGTCTTACaccattttcattttagaaagtgCAAACGCCAATGTGAAAAGAACAAAGGGGTCTAGCCCTAGTTTACtgtctgaaaagagacacagaaacCTTAGGAAGAAAAACTATCATTTCCGGTTGATTGCAAAGAGTCCAGCATCCTCTGCAGTGAGGAGCCTGGTAAATTCCCCTGCAGGAGGGGTCTTTTCATCTTTAGGAGACCTGAGTTATGCAGAAAAGCCTTTTGCACAATTAGATGCTCCCTTAGAACCTCCTACAGAAAAACTTCTTGAAGAAAATCAGGCAGCAATAGATGATACTGAAGAAAACATCCTCAAACCAGCCCTCACTGGGCCTAAAGAAGCTGCATTAGAAAATATTCCCCCTGAGAATCCTACTGTAGAGTCTAATGGGCCTACATCTGATTTAATTACAACTGCTCAGCAAACAAGCGAGCCACGGTTAGACTTCAACTTGGGGTCTGACTCCCATGACCATTTCAAAGAATTTGCTTACCCATTACTGATGTCACCAGGTGAACGCTTTGAATCTCAGCTAAACCAGCAGTTGCGGCCCCGCATCCCCAACAACAACATGAGAAAGCTTATTTCTCACGTTATCAGGACTTTGAAGATGGATTGCTCTGATCCCCGTGTACAACTGTTCTGTGCCAAACTCATCTTCAGAACCGGCCTCCTGATGAAGCATCTCAGTGAGCAACAAGAATTCAAGTTGTCCAGGGCCGAATGGGATATGGACCAGTGGAAAACTGACAACATCGTCAATGAGAGCACAGAAACCCAAGGTGAACAGAAGGGTCTGGAACAAAGTCAG ATGCGTAGtggataa